The window ATCCTCTACGTTGCTTTTTTCTTTTCCCTTTCGCTTTTCTTTCTCGAAAAGGCATGGCTAAAGAAGCAAACTCTTTCATTGCACGACGATAAACGTCTCGCTTGAAAGAAACAACTTGCCTAACTGGGTACCAATAACTTACCCACCGCCAACCATCAAATTCAGGGGATTTCCCGCGTTGCATATTGATGCGAGATTCATCGCATTCCAATCGCAGTAGAAACCATTTCTGTTTTTGGCCGATACAAACAGGCTTGGAGTCCCAACGCACCAATCGCTTTGGTAGTTTATATCTTAACCAATGACGACTTGTTGCAATGATTTTAACGTCTTTTTTCGTTAAACCGACTTCTTCATATAACTCCCTGAACATTGCCTGCTCAGGTGTTTCACCTTCGTCAATTCCACCTTGTGGAAATTGCCATGAGTGTTGCCCGTATCGTTTAGCCCAGAAGACCTGACCATGGTTATTACATATCACAATACCAACATTCAGCCGGTAACCATCGCCATCTATCACTGGCTAACCTCTATGAATAATTTTTTTATTACCGTGATTTTTCCACATATCCCCATGACTAGCAAACTTACTGATGTGATATGAGCAAGATTTATTACTTTTCCACCTCCATTGGATATCTTTTAGCCAGAAAATATTTTATCAACACAAGAGTGAGACATTGCCCACATTTATTCACCTTTTCTGTGAATAACTTTGTGAAGAATTCGAGGGCAAAAAAGATTTTTGTTCAAAACAATGGCAAGCCATGTCGAAAAGGTCAACACGAACTAAAATTAAATTACTGATTATAATTAAATTTACCTCAACACTGTCGATTAAATGATCTGACAGTGACTGATGATCTTTTCACCAAAAACAGATCGGTTAAAGATCCATCAACACGCAATTTATCCACACTTATTAAGTGGGTCTTCACGACATCACCATAAAATCAAGCGTAAAAACCATTTAAAACCCCTGTTAATTCATCCAGCCCTGACTTAGATCCCAACATCGCCCTCCCGACCTGTGGATAAGTTATGAATTGATCATTCTTAATCCACCTCGATGAAATCTTAAACAGTGATTTTTTGCGTAATTTGTTAAACTGTGTGTTTTGAAATTAAACCCAGTCATTATGAAACCAGAACCACAAACAGAATCGGAACTCATGGAACGTGCTCACGATATCGCAGGCCTCAGTTTTTCGGAGCTTGCAGAAGAAGCTGATATGATCGTTCCAGAGAATTTAAAGAGGGATAAAGGCTGGGTGGGTCAATTACTTGAATG is drawn from uncultured Vibrio sp. and contains these coding sequences:
- the rppH gene encoding RNA pyrophosphohydrolase; translated protein: MIDGDGYRLNVGIVICNNHGQVFWAKRYGQHSWQFPQGGIDEGETPEQAMFRELYEEVGLTKKDVKIIATSRHWLRYKLPKRLVRWDSKPVCIGQKQKWFLLRLECDESRINMQRGKSPEFDGWRWVSYWYPVRQVVSFKRDVYRRAMKEFASLAMPFRERKAKGKRKKQRRG